The stretch of DNA GAAACTCTCAATGAATTTGACTATGTTGTGTCGGTCGTGGTGAAGAGCTCTGACCTCTTCTAACGTCGCTAATTCACTTTGGATGATTTCTTCATCGTTCTCTTTGTAGATCTTTATTGCCACATCCTCGCCTGTGGTCAAGTCCACACATTGAGCGACTTTGCCATAAACCCCCTCTCCGATGAAGTCCATTATTCTGTAGCTGGTGGTGTCACTGTGGatcactttttctcttttgggaAACGCCTGTTTGTTCCTTCCACATGTGAAGATTGAAATGAATTGCTTCTTAATTCTGCCCAAAAATTTTCTGATTCGTTTAAAAGGTTTCTTCCGGCGGAATCCTCGAGTGTTGACCTCGTCAGCAGCAACAGGTCTGATGGAGGCCGCAGGTCCGTGGTCTGAAGAGATGGAGGCCGCAGGTCTGTGGTCTGAAGAGATGACCTGGTCTGAAGAGATGGAGGCTGCAGGTCCGTGGTCTGAAGAGATGGAGGTCGCAGGTCCGTGGTCTGAAGAGATGGAGGCCGCAGGTCCGTGGTCTGAAGAGATGGAGGTCGCAGGTCCGTGGTCTGAAGAGATGACCTGGTCTGAAGAGATGGAGGCTGCAGGTCCGTGGTCTGAAGAGATGGAGGTCGCAGGTCCGTGGTCTGAAGAGATGGAGGCCGCAGGTCCGTGGTCTGAAGAGATGGAGGTCGCAGGTCCGTGGTCTGAAGAGATGGAGGCCGCAGGTCCGTGGTCTGAAGAGATGACCTGGTCTGAAGAGATGGAGGCCGCAGGTCCGTGGTCTGAAGAGATGGAGGTCGCAGGTCCGTGGTCTGAAGAGATGGAGGCCGCAGGTCCGTGGTCTGAAGAGATGGAGGTCGCAGGTCCGTGGTCTGAAGAGATGGAGGCCGCAGGTCCGTGGTCTGAAGAGATGGAGGCCGCAGGTCCGTGGTCTGAAGAGATGGAGGCCGCAGGTCCGTGGTCTGAAGAGATGGAGGCCGCAGGTCCGTGGTCTGAAGAGATGACCTGGTCTGAAGAGATGGAGGCCGCAGGTCCGTGGTCTGAAGAGATGGAGGCCGCAGGTCCGTGGTCACAAGGTTCACAGACAGTCGGTACGAGATGGGCGTCTGTAACGTCGTCAGTGAAAGTCTTCTCAGTGGGAGGAGCCGACTCAGGTGAATTGTCCTGGTCCCGTTTGTCAGAGTATGACAGCTTGTGTCTGGATCTGTCGGCGGGTGAATCCCAGGACGAACCCTGGAACAACGTTCCATACATTTCTTCCATCTTCAttcttgttgttggttttgcgttcatcaatgtttgttttggaaaaaaacttcaaatgcTTCTGAGTTGACTTTCTTCTTCCTCGACAGACGGAGATATGAAATCTGACCTGGTTCAGACTTCACCTCTCATGTGTTTGAGATCAAAGGCGAACGATGTCATCACTTATCATTTGATCTCTGTATGATGGCATCAGTGGCATCactgtacattacattcattactAGAAAAGGCAATTTCTGAAGAAATGGCGGTGTGAATGCtggctgctgattggctgacagaCGCTAAACTGGATACTATGATTTTACTGTTTGAgtctctctgctccctgctTCACATGCTGTACGATGCAGTAGctccacatacacactcatgTTAATGTGAGTTCAGCTCAAAcaaagtttaatattttgaaaagtttaaatTGGGATCTGAGAGTTGAGAGACACTGAGTGTCTGAGACATGTGGAACATCTGAAGGGTTGAATGGATGAATGCGAAGAGAAGACGCAGGTTACGTTCACGCCTGTTgtgaatgaaaagaacaaactgTCGACTTCATGTCgtcacattattattcattattttcttcctgCAGAGTTTGActtctgtcacttcctgtcgg from Scophthalmus maximus strain ysfricsl-2021 chromosome 9, ASM2237912v1, whole genome shotgun sequence encodes:
- the LOC118319856 gene encoding homeodomain-interacting protein kinase 1-like — protein: MNAKPTTRMKMEEMYGTLFQGSSWDSPADRSRHKLSYSDKRDQDNSPESAPPTEKTFTDDVTDAHLVPTVCEPCDHGPAASISSDHGPAASISSDHGPAASISSDHGPAASISSDHGPATSISSDHGPAASISSDHGPATSISSDHGPAASISSDQVISSDHGPAASISSDHGPATSISSDHGPAASISSDHGPATSISSDHGPAASISSDQVISSDHGPATSISSDHGPAASISSDHGPATSISSDHGPAASISSDQVISSDHRPAASISSDHGPAASIRPVAADEVNTRGFRRKKPFKRIRKFLGRIKKQFISIFTCGRNKQAFPKREKVIHSDTTSYRIMDFIGEGVYGKVAQCVDLTTGEDVAIKIYKENDEEIIQSELATLEEVRALHHDRHNIVKFIESFHFGELPCLVFEMLDTSLCDMMEDRDHTRLGLNEIRPVTQQLLVALEALKNMGIIHMDLKPDNIMLVDHKDQPFKIRLIDFGLALRLSQVEVEEAIQNLAYAAPEVVLGLRLSEAVDMWAVGCVMAYMYFGMDLFPFDCPYDWMNTVVHLLGCPDKNQINAGKRSAMYFILDEKDEWRLKSPEEFEEETGDTPTVSMSFFHLVDNLENAVEIFPKRKSDLEHEDRTAFVDLLQCCLQLSAEQRISPSEALRHRFITMSHLVDETDTSSYADAALEFMEASSCGRPDKAHDSSH